In one window of Salinicoccus sp. RF5 DNA:
- a CDS encoding CSS-motif domain-containing protein codes for SLSVLVGVMPIVLGLLILYWQAERSLQETSEQAAGNAVRQFERMLDNAALAARKVMPVAGRPCPEAELALREQVAIMPFVRSVNLTRDNTIYCTSLFGGFDEPVRIENYVDGRLLLMPGNQVTPDAALLVLRDFDGKRGVLAAIDGRYLSYVL; via the coding sequence GTCGTTGTCCGTGCTGGTCGGGGTGATGCCGATCGTCCTGGGGCTGCTCATCCTCTACTGGCAGGCCGAGCGAAGCCTCCAGGAGACGTCCGAGCAGGCAGCCGGGAATGCGGTGCGGCAGTTCGAACGGATGCTCGACAACGCTGCGTTGGCGGCGCGCAAGGTCATGCCGGTGGCGGGGCGCCCCTGTCCCGAGGCCGAACTGGCGCTGCGCGAGCAAGTGGCGATCATGCCGTTCGTACGCTCGGTCAATTTGACGCGCGACAATACGATCTATTGCACGTCGTTGTTCGGCGGCTTCGACGAGCCGGTGCGGATCGAGAACTATGTCGACGGACGCCTCTTGCTGATGCCCGGCAACCAAGTCACGCCGGACGCCGCGCTGCTGGTCCTGCGGGACTTCGACGGCAAGCGCGGGGTATTGGCGGCGATCGACGGGCGCTACTTGAGCTACGTGCTAG